CTGTCAAACGGAAATACCCTGACACTTCATTTTCTGTCGCCGGGTTCCTGCGTACTCACGCTTGATACTCCGGGGGGGGGGGCTCCAAGGACTCCATCAAGCGTAAAGAGAGAATTTAAATGCAGGATCGGTTTCGTGCCGATTCTCGGACCGGTGGAACATCATGAACCTTTGTATCAGATGGAGGCGGCGCGTCAGGCTTTGTTTAACTACAGGGCTGCGCGGAATTTTCGCAACATCTGGCATCATTATCCTCAGCAATTTGAGAAATTTCGCGAGGTTTTGACCGAGACATGGCCTGGGATGGATATTCAGAAACCCGAAGTTGATATGACGCATCAGCCAACGCGACTGCACATGTTTTGCCTTGAATATCGGGTTACGCGGGAGCTGTTCTGGGCGGGCTTTGGGTTTCAGGTCTGGTGCCAGATGCTGACGCATTTGATACAATCGGCTGATTCATCACTGTTTCTGATTGATGAGCCCGACATCTATCTGCACTCAGAACTGCAACGTCAGTTGTTGCTGCTGCTGCGCGACCTAGGGCCGGATATCCTGATCGCAACTCACTCGACGGAAATAATCTCTGAGGCCGAAACCACGGATATCGTCTTTATCGACAAGCGCTTAAAATCCGCTCGTCGATTGAAAAACCCGTCCCAGTTAAGCGAAGTATTCACCGCTTTGGGTTCGACCGCCAATCCCATACTCACGCAGTTGGCGAAAACGCGGAAGGCCATTTTCGTTGAGGGCGATGACTTCCGTATTATCGGCACATTCGCGCGGAAA
The window above is part of the Candidatus Dadabacteria bacterium genome. Proteins encoded here:
- a CDS encoding AAA family ATPase, which encodes MFETDSFDRFTRVEFKRFKAFRTFKIDLKHFNILVGPNNCGKSTVLTAFRILASAMRLANARKPTHSGELGFGYTVDLSNISIAEENIFFNYEDDQGAKVRFTLSNGNTLTLHFLSPGSCVLTLDTPGGGAPRTPSSVKREFKCRIGFVPILGPVEHHEPLYQMEAARQALFNYRAARNFRNIWHHYPQQFEKFREVLTETWPGMDIQKPEVDMTHQPTRLHMFCLEYRVTRELFWAGFGFQVWCQMLTHLIQSADSSLFLIDEPDIYLHSELQRQLLLLLRDLGPDILIATHSTEIISEAETTDIVFIDKRLKSARRLKNPSQLSEVFTALGSTANPILTQLAKTRKAIFVEGDDFRIIGTFARKLRKKA